In one window of Kitasatospora sp. MMS16-BH015 DNA:
- a CDS encoding carbohydrate ABC transporter permease — protein MAATLLDKPRTAPVRTPRRRAGGGAGSPLARQQRRMFWPFAAPALLVYGVLFLAPVGYALWTSLYRWDGMGDMQWRGLGNYQVLLKDPSFRTSVGNTLELMFVGGTVTFVISFALTLVLREMKARLFARSVLFFPCLVNGMVFGIAAGFLFSPTGPVNQALHFLGVTTPPKWLSTDNLLPMVLGTLIWTATGYYTSIIMAAVDQIPAYLYEAAELDGANAWQRFRHVTLPCAWDVISVCAVLWTVSSVKIFELILLFGGSSSNYPPVSSWNTALYVYSEAFPQATVPRLGMATAAAIVSLLMVTVATLVLRRLMRRDPIEY, from the coding sequence ATGGCCGCCACGCTCCTCGACAAGCCCCGGACGGCCCCCGTCCGGACCCCGCGCCGCCGCGCCGGAGGCGGCGCGGGCAGCCCCCTGGCGCGCCAACAGCGCCGGATGTTCTGGCCGTTCGCCGCCCCCGCGCTGCTGGTCTACGGCGTGCTGTTCCTCGCCCCGGTCGGCTACGCGCTCTGGACCAGTCTGTACAGGTGGGACGGGATGGGGGACATGCAGTGGCGCGGCCTGGGCAACTACCAGGTGCTGCTGAAGGACCCGTCGTTCCGCACTTCGGTGGGCAACACCCTGGAGCTGATGTTCGTCGGCGGCACGGTCACCTTCGTGATCAGCTTCGCGCTGACCCTGGTGCTGCGGGAGATGAAGGCCCGGCTGTTCGCCCGGTCGGTGCTGTTCTTCCCCTGCCTGGTCAACGGCATGGTGTTCGGCATCGCGGCGGGCTTCCTGTTCTCGCCCACCGGCCCGGTCAACCAGGCGCTGCACTTCCTCGGCGTCACCACGCCGCCGAAGTGGCTCTCCACCGACAATCTGCTGCCGATGGTGCTGGGCACCCTGATCTGGACGGCCACCGGCTACTACACCTCCATCATCATGGCGGCCGTCGACCAGATCCCGGCCTACCTCTACGAGGCGGCCGAGCTGGACGGCGCCAACGCCTGGCAGCGGTTCCGGCACGTGACCCTGCCCTGCGCCTGGGACGTGATCTCGGTCTGCGCGGTGCTGTGGACGGTCAGCTCGGTGAAGATCTTCGAACTGATCCTGCTGTTCGGCGGCTCCAGCAGCAACTACCCGCCGGTGAGCAGCTGGAACACCGCGCTGTACGTGTACAGCGAGGCGTTCCCGCAGGCCACCGTCCCCCGGCTCGGGATGGCCACGGCGGCGGCCATCGTGAGCCTGCTGATGGTCACCGTGGCGACGCTGGTGCTGCGCCGGCTGATGCGCCGCGACCCGATCGAGTACTGA
- a CDS encoding carbohydrate ABC transporter permease, whose translation MQTERRSAGLARRIATALVWGVVAADLLLILWIVLTSLRGSSEVLHQAFGLPAPPRFGNYLTALRDGGFGPAALNSVLVSVVSSLAAVAIAAPCAYALARRRTRVSSMLTMTFAMGLGVPGQVLVVPLFVGLAKVNLTDSHLGLILVYIGLAMPFTVFMLTGFYAGIPGVLEEAAVMDGAGPLRTFWQIVLPVARGGLITAFLLQFISGWNETLFALVLTHSQDQITLPVALAEFVASQQLNGMDYGTMFAGVCIILAPMIALFSWMGTRIIQGMTVGIGK comes from the coding sequence ATGCAGACCGAACGCCGGTCGGCCGGCCTGGCCAGACGGATCGCGACAGCGCTCGTCTGGGGCGTGGTGGCCGCGGACCTCCTGCTGATCCTCTGGATCGTCCTGACCTCGCTGCGCGGGAGCTCGGAGGTGCTGCACCAGGCCTTCGGGCTGCCGGCCCCGCCCCGGTTCGGCAACTACCTCACCGCCCTGCGCGACGGCGGCTTCGGGCCGGCGGCGCTCAACAGCGTGCTGGTCTCGGTGGTCTCCTCGCTGGCTGCCGTCGCGATCGCCGCGCCCTGCGCCTACGCGCTGGCCCGGCGGCGCACCAGGGTCTCCTCGATGCTGACCATGACCTTCGCGATGGGCCTCGGCGTGCCGGGCCAGGTGCTGGTGGTGCCGCTCTTCGTCGGCCTGGCCAAGGTCAACCTGACGGACAGTCACCTCGGCCTGATCCTGGTGTACATCGGCCTGGCGATGCCCTTCACCGTGTTCATGCTGACGGGCTTCTACGCCGGCATCCCCGGCGTGCTGGAGGAGGCCGCGGTGATGGACGGCGCCGGGCCGCTGCGCACCTTCTGGCAGATCGTGCTCCCGGTGGCCCGGGGCGGGCTGATCACCGCCTTCCTGCTGCAGTTCATCAGCGGCTGGAACGAGACGCTGTTCGCCCTGGTGCTGACGCACAGCCAGGACCAGATCACCCTGCCGGTGGCGCTCGCCGAGTTCGTCGCGTCCCAGCAGCTCAACGGAATGGACTACGGCACCATGTTCGCCGGAGTCTGCATCATCCTCGCCCCGATGATCGCGCTCTTCTCCTGGATGGGGACGCGGATCATCCAGGGCATGACGGTTGGGATCGGCAAATGA